A portion of the Oryzias melastigma strain HK-1 linkage group LG1, ASM292280v2, whole genome shotgun sequence genome contains these proteins:
- the LOC112137167 gene encoding basement membrane-specific heparan sulfate proteoglycan core protein, with protein MDLSALIFFSVICAASTQAPIVSVEPKAATVRQGESVSFRCQVRNSVPPVNVEWTRGNNQVLTDNIKVGPEGSVLTVSNARPGNQGQYRCVAVSSAGRGSASAVLNIKHPPKLRLTPAGPLLVRVGDTVSVQCRATGRPRPKLTWKRQDSTLQLFTTETNDVNTIQWPAIRPEDLGVYICQAENSEGVSEAKVEVFVEGEPGAPVASVTPEEVTAVEGQTVTMECQARGSPPPVITWSKLRAPLPWKSREQNGVLILENVGRQDSGQYICNATNVHGYSEAYTQMEVETPPYATCLPDQVRLQPGDTLQLQCLAHGSHPIQFTWSRVGRASLPPGAQTTTDGKLLIANVKAGLSGTYKCVASNHIGSSEALASVYVKA; from the exons ATGGATTTATCTGCTCTGATCTTCTTCTCTGTGATATGTGCAG CGTCTACCCAAGCTCCTATAGTCTCCGTGGAGCCCAAAGCTGCTACTGTAAGACAAGGAGAGTCTGTCAGCTTCAGGTGCCAGGTGAGAAACAGCGTACCACCAGTCAATGTGGAATGGACCAGAGGCAATAACCAAGTCCTAACAG ATAACATCAAGGTTGGTCCTGAAGGCTCTGTTCTCACAGTCTCCAATGCCCGACCTGGAAACCAGGGCCAGTACCGCTGTGTGGCAGTCAGCTCTGCGGGCCGAGGCTCCGCCTCTGCAGTGCTGAATATCAAAC ATCCTCCAAAGCTTCGCCTGACACCAGCAGGGCCGTTGCTGGTCAGGGTGGGTGACACGGTGTCGGTGCAATGCCGAGCTACGGGCCGGCCGCGTCCCAAACTCACCTGGAAGCGCCAGGACTCAACCTTACAGCTGTTCACCACCGAGACCAACGATGTCAACACCATTCAG TGGCCGGCCATTCGTCCAGAGGATCTGGGTGTGTACATCTGCCAGGCTGAGAACAGCGAGGGGGTGTCCGAGGCCAAAGTGGAGGTTTTTGTAGAGGGAGAGCCTGGAGCACCGGTGGCCTCAGTGACCCCTGAAGAAGTGACAGCAGTGGAAGGACAAACTGTGACAATGGAGTGTCAGGCAAGAG gttctcctcctcctgtcatCACGTGGTCAAAGCTCCGAGCTCCTTTGCCGTGGAAAAGCAGAGAGCAGAATGGAGTTCTGATCCTGGAAAATGTGGGGCGCCAGGACTCGGGACAATACATCTGCAACGCCACCAACGTGCACGGCTACAGTGAGGCGTACACGCAGATGGAGGTGGAGA CCCCCCCGTATGCCACCTGCCTGCCTGACCAGGTGAGGCTGCAGCCTGGAGACACCCTGCAGCTGCAGTGCCTTGCTCATGGCTCTCATCCCATCCAATTTACCTGGAGTCGGGTGGGCAGGGCCAGCTTACCGCCTGGAGCGCAGACAACGACAGACGGAAAGCTGCTGATAGCCAATGTGAAAGCGGGCCTCAGTGGGACGTACAAATGTGTGGCCTCCAACCACATTGGTTCAAGTGAGGCGCTGGCAAGTGTCTATGTAAAAG cttGA